In one Nocardia tengchongensis genomic region, the following are encoded:
- a CDS encoding carboxylesterase/lipase family protein, translating to MVATTDITTADGVVRGIRGRRVSRWRSIPFAAAPVGEWRFRAPQPVQPWSGVREATEFGYAAMQQREGARLGPRQVQPTGEDCLTLNVAAPNTTSAAPRPVMVFIHGGGYMVGTSALRLYSGARLAARGDVVVVSVNYRLGAFGYVDFGEYSTPDRQFDSNLGLRDQVAALEWVQRNIAAFGGDPNNVTIFGESAGAHAVLSLMATPAAAGLFHRGIAQSAPADWATSQAEARLFARRCLDRMGIDPADAAQALSTAPANDIRKGVDHALARVMREQPGLFPVAPTVDGDFLPVAPVAAFVNGTAHRVPLILGTNRDEATLFVRLDDTLPTTPDRMRWLLHHVDQTLDADGEGPIFTKLGRAMPTSEERLHERLSEYGAAVESRLAAAYPGFPGRKATVRMGGDFTFWRPSVRVMEAHSRFAPTYAYRYDFAPRALQLSGFGATHALDLVPVFGAVDSVIGRAMTALGGHRGFRAVSRQFQDNWLAFARTGSPLPNWPAYTEEQRATMIMDSPGRVEFDPEGAKRMAWQGVRIPALT from the coding sequence ATGGTGGCAACGACAGACATCACGACCGCGGACGGGGTGGTTCGCGGAATCCGTGGCCGCCGCGTTTCGCGCTGGCGGTCCATTCCCTTCGCGGCGGCTCCGGTCGGGGAGTGGCGTTTTCGCGCGCCGCAACCGGTCCAGCCGTGGAGCGGAGTGCGCGAGGCGACCGAATTCGGTTACGCCGCAATGCAACAGCGTGAAGGCGCCCGGCTCGGACCGCGACAGGTGCAGCCGACGGGGGAGGACTGCCTCACCCTGAATGTGGCCGCGCCGAATACGACCTCGGCCGCGCCACGGCCGGTGATGGTGTTCATCCACGGCGGCGGCTACATGGTCGGAACCTCCGCCCTGCGCCTGTATTCCGGGGCGCGGCTGGCGGCGCGCGGCGACGTCGTCGTGGTGTCGGTCAACTACCGGCTCGGCGCGTTCGGCTACGTCGACTTCGGCGAATACTCCACGCCCGACCGGCAATTCGATTCCAACCTGGGACTGCGCGACCAGGTCGCGGCCCTGGAATGGGTGCAGCGCAATATCGCGGCCTTCGGCGGCGACCCGAACAATGTCACCATCTTCGGCGAATCGGCCGGCGCGCACGCGGTGCTGTCGCTGATGGCCACACCCGCAGCGGCCGGGCTGTTCCATCGCGGCATCGCGCAGAGCGCGCCCGCGGACTGGGCAACCAGCCAGGCCGAGGCCCGCCTGTTCGCCCGCCGCTGCCTCGACCGGATGGGCATCGACCCCGCGGACGCGGCGCAGGCGCTGAGCACGGCCCCCGCCAACGACATTCGCAAGGGCGTCGACCACGCGCTGGCCCGCGTCATGCGCGAACAGCCGGGCCTGTTCCCGGTGGCCCCGACGGTGGACGGCGACTTCCTGCCCGTCGCGCCGGTCGCCGCGTTCGTCAACGGCACCGCGCACCGGGTGCCGCTGATCCTGGGCACCAACCGCGACGAGGCCACCCTGTTCGTGCGCCTCGACGACACCCTGCCCACCACCCCCGACCGCATGCGCTGGCTGCTGCACCACGTCGACCAGACCCTGGACGCCGACGGCGAGGGCCCCATCTTCACCAAACTGGGCCGCGCCATGCCGACCTCGGAGGAACGCCTGCACGAGCGGCTCAGCGAATACGGTGCCGCCGTCGAATCCCGGCTCGCCGCAGCCTATCCCGGCTTCCCCGGCCGGAAGGCCACCGTCCGGATGGGCGGCGACTTCACCTTCTGGCGGCCCTCGGTCCGAGTCATGGAGGCGCACAGCCGGTTCGCGCCGACCTACGCCTACCGCTACGACTTCGCCCCGCGCGCACTGCAATTGAGCGGCTTCGGCGCGACCCACGCCCTGGATCTGGTCCCGGTGTTCGGCGCGGTCGACTCGGTCATCGGCCGGGCCATGACGGCGCTGGGCGGGCATCGCGGATTCCGTGCGGTGTCACGCCAGTTCCAGGACAACTGGCTGGCCTTCGCGCGCACCGGAAGCCCGCTGCCGAACTGGCCCGCCTACACCGAGGAGCAGCGGGCCACCATGATCATGGATTCGCCCGGTCGCGTCGAATTCGATCCGGAGGGTGCCAAACGCATGGCCTGGCAAGGGGTTCGGATTCCCGCCCTGACCTGA
- a CDS encoding crotonase/enoyl-CoA hydratase family protein: MTVRVERNGPVYTVILHRPGARNAVDGPTAKALADAFRDFDADPTAAVAVLWGDGGTFCAGADLKALGTERSNQVTEDGDGPMGPTRMKLSKPVIAAVSGYAVAGGIELALWCDLRIAEQDSTFGVFCRRWGVPLIDGGTVRLPRVIGEGRAMDLILTGRAVGATEALQIGLVNRVVPNGESRRAAEELALELAALPQTCLRSDRMSVLEQDGLAEPEAIANELRHGMKALTDGALDGAQRFAAGAGRHGSSA, encoded by the coding sequence GTGACAGTACGAGTGGAGCGCAACGGCCCCGTCTACACCGTGATCCTGCACCGCCCGGGAGCCCGCAACGCGGTCGACGGACCCACCGCGAAAGCCCTCGCCGACGCCTTCCGCGACTTCGACGCCGACCCCACCGCCGCGGTCGCCGTGCTGTGGGGCGACGGCGGCACCTTCTGCGCCGGCGCCGACCTCAAGGCGCTGGGCACCGAACGCTCCAACCAGGTCACCGAGGACGGCGACGGCCCCATGGGACCGACCCGGATGAAGCTGTCCAAGCCCGTCATCGCCGCCGTCTCCGGCTACGCGGTCGCGGGCGGCATCGAGCTGGCGCTGTGGTGCGATCTGCGAATCGCGGAGCAGGACAGCACCTTCGGCGTCTTCTGCCGTCGCTGGGGCGTGCCACTCATCGACGGCGGCACGGTGCGGCTGCCGCGCGTCATCGGCGAGGGCCGCGCCATGGATCTGATCCTCACCGGCCGCGCGGTCGGCGCCACCGAGGCGTTGCAGATCGGCCTGGTGAACCGGGTGGTGCCGAACGGCGAATCCCGGCGTGCCGCCGAGGAACTCGCGCTCGAACTGGCGGCGCTGCCGCAGACCTGCCTGCGCTCGGACCGGATGTCGGTGCTGGAGCAGGACGGTCTCGCGGAGCCCGAGGCGATCGCCAACGAACTGCGGCACGGCATGAAGGCGCTGACGGACGGGGCCCTGGATGGTGCGCAGCGTTTCGCGGCGGGTGCGGGCCGGCACGGCAGCAGCGCCTAG